AGGATCCTACGTTTCTCCACTGACAGTCATTGCTACTATGCAGCAATTGAATAACTTACGGATTGATTTTACTGTTCCGGAAGTTTATCAGGCATTTGTTCAGAAGGGAAGTACTGTTGATGTTATCATTGATCAAAAAGGAACAATTCAGAAAGCAAGAATTATTGCAACTGAGCCAAAAATTGATCAGTCGACCAGAAATATTACGGTGAGAGCTGTACTGGATTCAGGAGCACCGAGCCCTGGTTCATTCGCGAAAGTTCTTCTTAATGCAGGAGCGCAAAAAAGCAGTATCCTGATTCCTACCAATTGCATCATTCCTGAATCAAGGGATAAAAAAGTGGTAACGGTAAAAGGTGGAAAGGCAGTTTTCGTAAGTATTCAAACCGGCGTTCGTAAAGCTGATTTTGTAGAAGTTACAAGTGGTATTAACGTTGGAGATTCCGTAGTTGTTTCCGGGGTATTGTTCGCCCGTCCCGATGCACCTGTGAAAGTGAGAGCAGTAAAAACCCTGAATTCAACAAAAGCCGAATAACGGCATCCAATGCCCATTTCCTAGACAACCAACCTATGAATATTTCGGAATTATCGCTGAACCGGCCAGTACTTGCCGTCGTTATGAACCTGCTTATCATCCTTTTTGGAGTGGTAGGTTATAACTTTCTGTCTCTGAGAGATTACCCAGCCATTGACCCTCCTATTGTGAACGTCCGCACCAGCTACACAGGTGCCAATGCCGATATTATTGAAAGCCAGATTACTGAACCACTTGAAAAAAGTATCAATGGTATTCCTGGTATTAAAAGTATAAGCTCGTCGAGCCAGATTGGCGCGAGTAATATTACGGTTGAATTCAATCTGGAAATTGACCTTGAAGCTGCGGCTAATGACGTGCGTGACAAAGTAAGTCAGGCGCAGCGAAATCTTCCTCAGGATATTGATGCACCTCCCGTTGTAGCAAAAGCGGATGCAAATAGTGATTTCATTTTGCTTCTGGCCGTTCAAAGTCCATCAAAAGGTCTTTTGGAATTGAGTGAATATGCCGAAAATGTTTTACAGCAAAGTCTCCAAACGATTGATGGAGTAAGTGCGATTAATATTTTTGGTCAGAAAAGATATGCGATGCGTATCTGGCTGAATCCTGATCAGATGAGCGCTTATAACGTTTCGTTCAATGATATTAATACAACACTGACTGCTGAAAACGTAGAATTACCGGCGGGTAAAATTTACGGTAATGAAACCGAGCTCACCATCCGTACAATGGGCCGCCTGACTTCTGAAAAAGAATTTAGCGATCTGATTGTTAAAAATGACAGTACGGGAATTGTCCGGCTAAGTAATATTGCAAAAGTTGAACTGGGTCCTGAAACAGAAGAGCAGAGCTGGAAATATAATGGTGTTTACGCGGTAGGTCTGGCCGTAATTCCACAGCCCGGAGCCAACTACGTTAAGATATCAGAAGAATTCAATAAACGCCTTGAAGAGATTGCTAAATCGAATAAGTCGGACATTACTTTCAATGTTTTAATTGATAATACCCGTCTTGTTCGTCAGTCTGTGGAAGAGGTGGAAGAAACGCTGATCATTTCTTTCGCACTGGTTGTTATCGTAATCTTATTCTTCTTCCGGAATTTCCTGGTTGCGGTTCGTCCTCTGATCGATATTCCAATCTCATTGGTCGCAACATTTTTTGTCATGTACCTTTTTGGTTTTTCTATTAATATCCTTACGCTTCTGGGAATTGTTTTGGCAACCGGACTTGTGGTGGATGATGGTATTGTGGTAACAGAAAATATTTTCCGGAAGCTTGAAGAGGGTCTTCCGATCCGACAGGCGGCGCTTGAAGGTAGTAAGGAAATTTTCTTCGCCGTTATTTCGACTTCTTTGACACTGGCCGTTGTATTCCTTCCCGTTATTTTCCTTGAAGGTTTTGTGGGAAGTTTGTTCCGTGAATTTGGTATTGTGGTAGCATCTGCGGTATTGATTTCTGCTTTCGTTTCCCTGACAATCACACCGGTTCTTAACGTATTCCTGAATCGTAAAAATGCTGGTCACGGATGGTTTTATAACAAAACCGAACCATTTTTCACCGGGATGGAAGATGGATATAACCGAATCCTTACCAGTTTTATTAAGGTACGCTGGATGGCCTGGATTTTAGTACTTGCCTGCGTGGGTCTTATTTATTTCACCTACAAACATTTGCCGAGCGAACTGGCACCGATGGAGGACAGAAATAGCGTTCGTTTGAGCATGTCTGCACCGGAAGGAACCAGTTATGATAAAATGCAGGGTATTGCCGACGAAGTTGTAGATTATTTGAATGACTCAATTCCTGAACGTGATTTTGTATTTTCTTCCACGCCGGGTTTTGGTGGCGGCGGTGTTAATGCTGCCTCCGGTCGTATTGGATTAGTACCCGCTGGTGAAAGGAAAAGAAGCCAGAACGATATTGCAATGGCGATTAACAAAAAACTTCCGCAGTTCAACGACGCCCGGATTTTCGCAGTTCAGGAGCAAACAATTGCAGTGGGTATCGGTTCTCGTGGCGCACTTCCCGTTCAGTTTATTCTTCAAAATCTTGATTTCGCGAAATTGTCAGAAGTA
The nucleotide sequence above comes from Dyadobacter subterraneus. Encoded proteins:
- a CDS encoding efflux RND transporter permease subunit, which produces MNISELSLNRPVLAVVMNLLIILFGVVGYNFLSLRDYPAIDPPIVNVRTSYTGANADIIESQITEPLEKSINGIPGIKSISSSSQIGASNITVEFNLEIDLEAAANDVRDKVSQAQRNLPQDIDAPPVVAKADANSDFILLLAVQSPSKGLLELSEYAENVLQQSLQTIDGVSAINIFGQKRYAMRIWLNPDQMSAYNVSFNDINTTLTAENVELPAGKIYGNETELTIRTMGRLTSEKEFSDLIVKNDSTGIVRLSNIAKVELGPETEEQSWKYNGVYAVGLAVIPQPGANYVKISEEFNKRLEEIAKSNKSDITFNVLIDNTRLVRQSVEEVEETLIISFALVVIVILFFFRNFLVAVRPLIDIPISLVATFFVMYLFGFSINILTLLGIVLATGLVVDDGIVVTENIFRKLEEGLPIRQAALEGSKEIFFAVISTSLTLAVVFLPVIFLEGFVGSLFREFGIVVASAVLISAFVSLTITPVLNVFLNRKNAGHGWFYNKTEPFFTGMEDGYNRILTSFIKVRWMAWILVLACVGLIYFTYKHLPSELAPMEDRNSVRLSMSAPEGTSYDKMQGIADEVVDYLNDSIPERDFVFSSTPGFGGGGVNAASGRIGLVPAGERKRSQNDIAMAINKKLPQFNDARIFAVQEQTIAVGIGSRGALPVQFILQNLDFAKLSEVLPKFLEEARKDPVFQNVDVNLKFNKPEVQLTIDRLKARDLGLSTTDVAATIQAAFSGRRLAYFIRNGQQYQVIGQVERADRDKPADIEKLYVRNNRGQNIPLTAVVNMVEQSGPPTLYHYNRYKSATISASLVEGKTVGDGVLAMRNIANKLLDETFQTSLSGPSRDYEESSSNTSFAFGLALLLVYLVLAGQFESFTDPFIIMITVPLALAGALLSLYIFKLTINIFSQIGMIMLIGLVTKNGILIVEFANQKREHGMKRLPAVIESATQRLRPILMTSLATAFGALPIALSLGAAATSRVPLGVVIVGGLTFSLILTLFVIPAIYTFISPKHNKHREELAAAEEAPATV